The Asticcacaulis excentricus CB 48 genome includes a window with the following:
- a CDS encoding OPT family oligopeptide transporter, with amino-acid sequence MSPKPQTEITLRGVILGILITLVFTAAQVYLGLQVGLTFATSIPAAVISMALLSAFKSATIQENNIVQTIASAAGTLASVIFVLPGLIIIGWWREVPFFITFAACAIGGILGVMYTIPLRRALVSNSPLPYPEGVAAAEVLKVGTNTREGAREGQAGLIAVVLGSVASAAYSALAAAKMLAGELAAFFKVKVGGKVAATGIAGESSLALIGAGHLMGITVGIAMLTGLVIAWGIAVPILTSMTPMPEASAADHAGAIWSTQVRYLGAGAIGAAAIWTIGKLLGPVWSGLMSALEANRKRKSGGEALPREEQDLPIALVGLISVLLLVPAGFMMASFLNGTAIASLSLPLVALGVLYLAIAGLLAAAVCGYMAGLIGSSNSPVSGVGILSVLGAALLIGAVGHTISGPDVGQALTAFALFATTFVLAVAVVGNDNLQDLKTGQLVGATPWKQQVALVIGVIAGAVVIPLVLNLLNEAFGFAGDPNYRGITGEPLGAPQATLISTLAKGAIGGSLPWGLLGTGAAIGAGLVAFDLLLRKVTNDKYSLPPLGVGLAIYLPSAVTAPVVVGAFGGWLFERLVQGKPWAEPASRLGVLIASGFIVGESLFKVVLAGVITFTGSKAPLAILPIPYGEHTAMIIALILAVSGVAGLYRWCAGAAKKVQG; translated from the coding sequence ATGTCGCCCAAACCCCAAACCGAAATCACCCTGCGCGGGGTGATACTTGGTATCCTCATCACGCTGGTCTTTACGGCGGCGCAGGTCTATCTGGGGCTTCAGGTCGGCCTGACCTTTGCCACCTCGATTCCGGCAGCGGTCATTTCGATGGCGCTGCTGAGCGCCTTCAAATCGGCGACCATTCAGGAAAACAACATCGTTCAGACGATTGCCTCGGCGGCGGGGACGCTGGCCTCGGTGATCTTTGTGTTACCCGGTCTGATCATCATTGGCTGGTGGCGCGAGGTGCCCTTCTTCATCACCTTTGCCGCCTGTGCCATCGGCGGCATTCTGGGGGTCATGTACACCATTCCGCTGCGCCGGGCCCTGGTCTCCAACTCACCCTTGCCCTATCCGGAAGGCGTGGCCGCGGCCGAAGTGCTGAAGGTCGGCACCAATACCCGCGAAGGCGCGCGTGAAGGGCAGGCGGGCCTGATCGCCGTGGTGCTGGGCAGCGTGGCCTCGGCCGCCTATTCGGCGCTGGCGGCGGCCAAGATGCTGGCCGGAGAACTGGCGGCCTTTTTCAAGGTCAAGGTCGGCGGAAAGGTCGCGGCGACGGGCATTGCCGGTGAAAGCTCTCTGGCCCTGATCGGGGCCGGTCACCTGATGGGGATTACGGTCGGTATCGCCATGCTGACCGGGCTGGTCATCGCCTGGGGCATTGCCGTACCGATCCTGACGTCGATGACGCCCATGCCGGAGGCCAGCGCCGCGGACCATGCCGGAGCCATCTGGTCCACGCAGGTGCGCTATCTGGGGGCCGGTGCCATCGGGGCGGCGGCAATCTGGACGATCGGTAAGCTGCTAGGGCCGGTGTGGTCGGGCCTGATGTCGGCGCTTGAGGCCAATCGCAAGCGCAAGTCGGGAGGCGAAGCCCTGCCGCGCGAAGAACAGGATTTGCCGATCGCGCTGGTGGGACTGATCTCGGTCCTGCTGCTGGTGCCGGCCGGTTTCATGATGGCGAGCTTCCTTAACGGGACGGCCATCGCCAGCCTCAGCCTGCCTCTGGTGGCGCTGGGTGTGCTTTATCTGGCCATTGCCGGTCTGCTGGCCGCCGCCGTGTGCGGCTATATGGCGGGCCTGATCGGGTCGTCCAACTCGCCCGTGTCGGGTGTTGGAATCCTCAGCGTGCTGGGGGCGGCCCTGCTGATCGGTGCCGTCGGTCATACGATCAGCGGCCCGGATGTGGGTCAGGCCCTGACGGCCTTTGCCCTGTTTGCGACCACCTTCGTGCTGGCTGTTGCCGTCGTCGGTAACGACAACCTTCAGGACCTTAAGACCGGGCAACTGGTTGGGGCAACGCCGTGGAAGCAGCAGGTGGCGCTGGTCATCGGCGTCATCGCCGGGGCGGTAGTCATTCCGCTGGTGCTTAATCTGCTCAATGAGGCCTTTGGGTTTGCGGGTGACCCCAACTATCGCGGCATCACCGGCGAGCCGCTGGGGGCACCGCAGGCAACCCTGATCTCGACGCTCGCCAAGGGGGCCATCGGCGGCAGCCTGCCGTGGGGCCTGCTTGGGACCGGTGCCGCGATCGGCGCCGGGCTTGTGGCGTTTGATCTCCTGCTGCGCAAGGTGACGAACGACAAGTACAGCCTGCCGCCGCTGGGCGTGGGGTTGGCCATCTATCTGCCGTCGGCGGTGACCGCGCCGGTGGTCGTCGGGGCCTTTGGCGGCTGGCTGTTTGAGCGGCTGGTGCAGGGTAAGCCGTGGGCTGAACCGGCTTCGCGGCTGGGCGTGCTGATCGCCTCAGGCTTTATCGTCGGTGAAAGCCTGTTCAAGGTGGTGCTGGCCGGGGTGATCACCTTCACCGGCTCTAAGGCCCCGCTGGCCATTCTGCCCATCCCCTATGGCGAACACACCGCCATGATCATCGCTCTGATCCTCGCCGTCTCAGGCGTCGCCGGGCTTTACCGCTGGTGTGCCGGGGCGGCGAAAAAAGTACAGGGCTAA
- a CDS encoding TonB-dependent receptor, protein MNVTIPSPRKAHLLCTSALMGAALLIAAPAFAQEATPAAAPDEIETVTVTGFRSSLKSALNVKKNSAATIDSILAEDVGKFPDSNLAESMQRIPGVTLSRGDGGEGRNISVRGLGPQYTRVRLNGMEGAAQSGSADIYGAGNNGRSFDFNIFPSEIFSSLAARKTASADVEEGSLGATVDLRAPKPFDYSKSEVLSFSAKGTYNELAKKTDPRLTLLASKKFADGTFGILGTLTYQEKHTREVGYSAVDILSANTNGYNAIKRDAAGNPIVVNGVTQREVQPFCTPIGWTDPSGGRTISPDPAESAAKGATAANCSTNNPRTGTIAAYNTIYNLRRADAAGIPGSGAFLPRIPRYVNSEQDTERLGGSLTFQWRPDANTDVSLDVLYSKFDVERRDNYIAGLSLARNIGNNGQPMVSVKDVQFKSNGSLLYGLFDGMDVRSEGLVDVFTSEFTQVNLNARHRINERFEVTGFVGKSTSTWDGPMRLQTFIDAIDVDNFSIDFRGGGTTPAINFGIDVSNPANFTYAPGQADGTVTGGFSVQGKPQWNTTDITTINLDGKYDATDSITVKFGLQYRENDFNSRSLNLIPTQVAVTALPAGVTLASLTKQITGVNDLWGNGAPASWVAIDPAKWREAFKFDSLQYCGIECGAPQSQIKETVRSSYIMAEFNSDSWLPVPVRGDVGVRSVYTKQFAVGHIAATAPAGSQYPTRGVRNQVEREYHDILPSANIVFELKPELLARFSAAKVMTRPELGNLTPSSGVTFTTRTGTINNPYLEPIRATTFDAALEWYFRPGSLVSVGYFHKDIKTFIQRINQTVPYNELGLPLELLVGNASGASATDLFNVARFVNTPGGPLKGVELNLQADLDFLPGFWSHFGVLANYTHITSEINYVLSSSPTGVPLTSTTNDLTNLSRESASGTLYWENDKFSVRSTASYRGKYIRAIPASAGSDLQGNDDTLYVDASASYQVTDRLKLSLEAQNLTDEQNRLYIDSNRQDTLFETRIGRTVTFGLTYKY, encoded by the coding sequence ATGAACGTCACCATTCCGTCGCCACGGAAGGCGCATCTGTTGTGCACGTCGGCTCTGATGGGCGCAGCCCTGCTTATCGCTGCCCCGGCCTTCGCGCAGGAGGCCACGCCCGCAGCCGCCCCGGACGAGATCGAAACCGTTACTGTCACCGGCTTCCGCAGCTCGCTGAAAAGCGCTCTGAACGTCAAGAAGAACAGCGCCGCAACGATTGATTCGATCCTGGCCGAAGATGTGGGCAAGTTTCCAGACTCCAACCTCGCCGAGTCGATGCAGCGCATCCCTGGCGTTACCCTGTCGCGCGGCGATGGTGGTGAAGGCCGCAATATTTCGGTGCGGGGCCTTGGGCCGCAATATACCCGCGTGCGTCTGAACGGTATGGAAGGCGCGGCGCAGTCAGGCTCTGCCGACATCTATGGCGCGGGCAATAACGGCCGCAGCTTCGACTTCAACATCTTCCCGTCAGAAATCTTTTCGTCTCTGGCGGCGCGAAAGACCGCCTCAGCGGACGTCGAAGAAGGCTCACTGGGGGCGACGGTTGACCTGCGCGCACCCAAGCCGTTCGACTACAGCAAATCGGAGGTGCTCAGCTTCTCGGCCAAGGGCACCTATAACGAACTGGCTAAAAAGACCGATCCGCGCCTCACGCTGCTGGCTTCCAAAAAGTTCGCTGATGGCACCTTCGGCATCCTCGGCACCCTTACCTATCAGGAAAAGCATACGCGCGAAGTCGGCTACTCCGCCGTGGACATCCTTTCGGCAAACACAAATGGCTATAATGCCATTAAACGTGACGCCGCTGGTAATCCAATTGTTGTCAATGGCGTTACGCAGCGCGAAGTTCAACCCTTCTGTACGCCCATCGGCTGGACCGATCCCAGCGGTGGACGCACGATAAGCCCCGATCCGGCAGAAAGCGCTGCCAAGGGGGCAACAGCCGCCAACTGCTCCACCAATAATCCGCGCACCGGCACCATCGCCGCCTATAACACCATCTATAATCTGCGCCGCGCCGATGCCGCCGGCATACCCGGTTCCGGCGCGTTTTTGCCGCGCATTCCGCGTTACGTGAATTCGGAACAGGACACCGAGCGCCTGGGCGGCAGCTTGACCTTCCAGTGGCGTCCCGATGCCAATACGGACGTGTCGCTGGACGTGCTCTATTCCAAATTCGATGTGGAACGCCGTGACAACTACATCGCCGGACTGTCACTGGCGCGTAACATCGGCAACAATGGCCAGCCGATGGTTTCGGTAAAGGACGTGCAGTTCAAATCGAACGGCTCGTTGCTGTACGGGCTATTTGACGGCATGGACGTGCGCTCCGAAGGTCTGGTCGATGTGTTCACCTCGGAATTCACGCAGGTGAACCTGAACGCGCGTCACCGCATCAACGAACGCTTCGAAGTCACGGGCTTTGTCGGCAAATCGACCTCGACCTGGGACGGGCCAATGCGCCTGCAAACCTTCATTGACGCTATCGACGTCGATAACTTCTCCATCGACTTCCGCGGCGGCGGGACGACTCCGGCGATCAATTTCGGCATAGACGTTTCCAATCCGGCGAACTTTACCTACGCCCCCGGCCAGGCGGACGGCACGGTCACCGGCGGCTTCTCGGTGCAGGGCAAGCCACAGTGGAACACAACCGACATCACCACCATCAACCTAGATGGCAAATACGATGCGACCGACTCGATCACCGTCAAATTCGGGCTGCAGTACCGCGAAAACGACTTCAATTCGCGCTCCCTCAACCTGATCCCCACTCAGGTCGCCGTCACCGCCCTACCCGCCGGCGTCACCCTAGCCAGCCTGACCAAGCAGATCACCGGAGTAAACGATCTGTGGGGCAATGGCGCTCCGGCAAGCTGGGTGGCCATCGACCCGGCCAAATGGCGTGAGGCCTTCAAGTTCGACTCCCTGCAATATTGTGGCATCGAATGCGGCGCCCCACAGTCGCAGATCAAGGAAACGGTCCGCAGCAGCTACATCATGGCCGAGTTCAATTCGGACAGTTGGCTGCCCGTTCCGGTGCGCGGCGATGTCGGCGTGCGTTCGGTCTATACAAAGCAGTTCGCCGTGGGCCACATCGCCGCCACAGCCCCCGCGGGCTCACAATACCCAACGCGCGGCGTCCGCAACCAGGTCGAGCGCGAATATCACGATATTCTCCCATCGGCGAACATCGTGTTTGAACTGAAGCCGGAGCTACTGGCGCGTTTCTCGGCGGCCAAGGTGATGACCCGTCCGGAACTGGGGAACCTCACTCCCTCCAGCGGCGTGACCTTCACCACCCGCACGGGGACGATCAACAACCCGTACCTCGAACCGATCCGCGCTACGACCTTCGACGCGGCGCTGGAGTGGTACTTCCGCCCCGGCTCCTTGGTGTCGGTAGGCTATTTCCATAAGGACATCAAGACCTTCATTCAACGCATTAATCAGACCGTTCCCTACAACGAACTGGGCCTGCCGCTGGAACTGCTAGTGGGCAATGCGTCCGGTGCGTCGGCGACGGACCTATTCAATGTGGCGCGCTTCGTCAATACGCCGGGTGGCCCATTGAAGGGCGTCGAACTGAACCTTCAGGCCGACCTCGACTTCTTGCCGGGCTTCTGGAGCCATTTCGGCGTGCTGGCCAACTACACGCACATTACGTCGGAGATAAACTACGTCCTGAGCAGCTCGCCTACGGGTGTTCCGCTGACGTCAACGACCAATGACCTAACCAACCTATCGCGTGAATCGGCTTCCGGCACTCTTTACTGGGAAAATGACAAGTTCAGCGTGCGCAGCACGGCCTCTTATCGCGGCAAGTATATCCGGGCGATTCCGGCGTCTGCGGGCAGCGATCTGCAAGGCAATGACGATACCTTGTATGTGGATGCTTCGGCCTCCTACCAGGTCACGGATCGCTTGAAGCTGTCGCTGGAAGCGCAAAACCTGACCGACGAGCAAAACCGCCTCTATATCGACTCCAACCGTCAGGACACGCTGTTTGAAACCCGCATCGGGCGGACGGTCACCTTCGGTCTGACGTATAAGTATTAG
- the gatA gene encoding Asp-tRNA(Asn)/Glu-tRNA(Gln) amidotransferase subunit GatA has product MSDLTKLTLKSALDGLKAKQFSSTELTEAFIGAIEKANTALNAYVLTTFDKAREMAGESDRRLKAGESRPLEGAPLGIKDLFCTKGVRTTACSGILDTFVPPYESTVTQNLWDDGAVMLGKLNMDEFAMGSSNETSHWGPVTNPWKSNASNAPLTPGGSSGGSASAVAADLCLAATASDTGGSIRQPAAFTGTVGIKPTYGRASRYGMVAFASSLDQAGPITKTVEDAAIMLQSMCSHDAKDSTSLPNALPDFSSFVGRSIKGLRVGIPDEYRLDGIPGEIDALWEQGIQWLKDAGAEIVRISLPNTKYALPCYYIVAPAEASSNLARYDGMRFGHRTEAASSLTDTYELSRSEGFGAEVKRRIMIGTYVLSAGFYDAYYVKALKVRRRIAEDFVNAWNSCDVILTPATPSAAFQLGDTEKAADPVQMYLNDVFTVTTNLAGLPGMAVPAGLDSKGLPLGLQVIGKALDEGTTLAVGAVLEKAAGFTHKPSQWW; this is encoded by the coding sequence ATGAGTGATCTCACCAAACTGACGCTAAAAAGCGCGCTTGATGGCCTGAAGGCGAAGCAATTCTCCTCAACCGAACTGACCGAAGCCTTTATCGGGGCCATCGAAAAGGCCAATACGGCGCTGAACGCCTATGTGCTAACCACCTTTGACAAGGCGCGCGAAATGGCCGGTGAGTCCGACCGTCGCCTCAAGGCCGGTGAGTCTCGCCCGCTCGAAGGCGCGCCTCTGGGCATCAAGGACCTGTTCTGCACCAAAGGCGTGCGCACCACCGCCTGTTCGGGCATACTCGATACCTTCGTGCCCCCTTACGAATCGACCGTTACCCAGAACCTGTGGGACGATGGCGCGGTCATGCTGGGCAAGCTGAACATGGACGAATTCGCCATGGGCTCGTCCAACGAAACCTCGCACTGGGGCCCGGTGACCAATCCGTGGAAGTCGAACGCCTCCAACGCGCCCCTGACCCCCGGCGGGTCGTCGGGCGGTTCGGCCTCGGCGGTGGCGGCGGACCTGTGTCTGGCCGCTACGGCTTCGGACACCGGCGGTTCGATCCGTCAGCCTGCCGCTTTCACCGGCACGGTTGGGATCAAGCCGACCTATGGCCGCGCCTCGCGCTACGGCATGGTGGCCTTTGCCTCGTCGCTCGATCAGGCCGGTCCGATCACCAAGACGGTTGAAGACGCAGCGATCATGCTGCAATCCATGTGCTCGCACGACGCCAAAGACTCCACCAGCCTGCCCAATGCCCTGCCGGATTTTTCGAGCTTTGTGGGTCGGTCGATCAAGGGCCTGCGCGTCGGTATCCCTGATGAATACCGCCTCGACGGCATTCCGGGCGAGATCGACGCCCTGTGGGAGCAGGGCATCCAGTGGCTGAAGGACGCTGGTGCGGAGATTGTGCGCATCTCCCTGCCCAACACCAAATACGCCCTGCCGTGCTACTATATTGTGGCCCCGGCGGAAGCCTCGTCCAACCTTGCCCGCTATGACGGGATGCGCTTCGGCCACCGCACCGAGGCGGCCAGCAGCCTGACCGACACCTATGAGCTGTCGCGCTCTGAAGGCTTCGGGGCCGAGGTAAAGCGCCGCATCATGATCGGCACCTACGTGCTGTCGGCAGGCTTCTACGATGCCTATTACGTCAAGGCTTTGAAGGTGCGCCGCCGCATTGCCGAAGACTTCGTCAACGCCTGGAATAGCTGTGACGTCATCCTGACCCCGGCCACGCCGTCGGCCGCCTTCCAACTGGGTGATACGGAAAAAGCCGCTGACCCGGTGCAGATGTACCTCAACGACGTCTTCACCGTGACCACCAACCTCGCTGGTCTGCCCGGCATGGCGGTCCCGGCGGGGCTGGATTCAAAGGGTCTGCCGCTGGGCCTTCAGGTGATCGGCAAGGCGCTGGACGAAGGCACGACCCTGGCCGTGGGTGCGGTGCTCGAAAAGGCTGCGGGCTTTACGCATAAGCCGTCCCAGTGGTGGTAA
- the gatC gene encoding Asp-tRNA(Asn)/Glu-tRNA(Gln) amidotransferase subunit GatC, translating to MAIDVATVRKVASLSRLRESDESLESLAGQLNGILGWIEQLNEVDVSDVQPMTSCVEMTQPLRDDVVTDGGKVADVVSNAPKSLDGFFIVPKVVE from the coding sequence ATGGCCATTGATGTGGCAACTGTGCGCAAGGTGGCGAGCCTGTCGCGCCTGCGCGAAAGCGACGAAAGTCTGGAAAGTCTGGCCGGTCAGTTGAACGGTATTCTGGGGTGGATCGAGCAGCTCAATGAGGTCGATGTCAGCGACGTGCAGCCCATGACCTCCTGCGTGGAAATGACGCAGCCCCTGCGTGACGACGTGGTGACCGACGGCGGCAAGGTGGCCGATGTCGTGTCGAACGCCCCCAAAAGCCTGGATGGCTTCTTTATCGTGCCAAAAGTCGTAGAATAG
- a CDS encoding UrcA family protein, producing the protein MLKKLTALMTLALSLSLVTPVSAEQRDIETRAVVQLPVVLSDAKAVEKAYARLKVAAKRACDSDLAHDSASKASDRACAAAALDQAVRDSNLPALVAYHESRTVHVAFYADNSDRSAAQR; encoded by the coding sequence ATGCTTAAGAAGCTCACCGCCCTGATGACTCTGGCCCTGTCGCTCAGCCTTGTCACCCCTGTATCCGCCGAACAGCGTGACATTGAAACCCGTGCAGTGGTGCAACTGCCCGTGGTACTCAGCGATGCCAAAGCCGTTGAAAAGGCCTATGCGCGCCTGAAGGTTGCGGCCAAACGCGCCTGCGATTCTGATCTGGCTCACGACAGCGCTTCCAAAGCCTCAGACCGGGCCTGTGCCGCGGCGGCTCTGGATCAGGCCGTGCGTGACTCCAACCTGCCGGCCCTTGTGGCGTATCACGAAAGCAGGACGGTCCATGTCGCGTTTTATGCCGACAATTCGGACCGCAGCGCCGCTCAGCGATAA
- a CDS encoding UrcA family protein produces MKVVVFVLGAALLSGASMAQAETVETRRVATRDLDLSTPKGVERLYSRIQSVAEDVCQSSEGPLTTAEAERVCQVKAVDEAVSRFNSPLLNRLHAAHAPAQAQAEMRLAEQSAKTTLRGK; encoded by the coding sequence ATGAAGGTAGTGGTTTTTGTTCTTGGTGCGGCGCTGTTGTCCGGCGCGTCCATGGCTCAGGCGGAAACGGTGGAGACGCGGCGTGTGGCCACGCGCGATCTCGACCTTTCGACGCCGAAAGGCGTGGAGCGGCTCTATAGCCGTATTCAAAGCGTCGCCGAAGACGTGTGTCAGTCATCCGAGGGGCCGCTGACGACGGCCGAAGCCGAGCGCGTGTGTCAGGTGAAAGCTGTCGATGAGGCGGTGAGTCGCTTCAATTCACCCCTACTGAACCGCCTGCATGCGGCGCACGCCCCGGCGCAGGCCCAGGCTGAGATGCGTCTGGCCGAACAGTCGGCAAAGACCACGCTGCGTGGCAAGTAA